ATCAGATACTTCCAATTCTCAAATAATTGTCCCCGGATACGATTATTACCCACAACGATAATGTATCTACCACCCGTACACAATACTTTGTAGACTTCGGTAAGGTTCTTTCTCATATCCTGTAAGTACTTAAAGGCAATGAACGCCCGTCTTGGATCAATCTCAAAAATATTCGCCATGACCCTATCTGCCTCTGGAATTCCTATTTCGTGTCGGAGTTTATAATGGTGGGCTGAAACGCTTTCCGTGCCAACATTCTGCTTTTTCAAAGCGGTTAATGAATTCTGTGCGAAACCTAACCAATACATCTCCAATTGATGGGTTCTCGGATAATCAACGGCATTGACATAAGGAGGTGAAGTTACCGCTAAATCAAAAGAATTCGCCTCGTATTTAATGTTTCTCGCGTCCATGTGTTCTGGAAAATCAGCGGTTATGCCCGATGGATAATTTTGGGAGAACATTACCATTTTAGGCACTTTAACTGAAACTGCTTTCGCAAATCGGTTCAGTGCATCAGAGGGACGAATCAATTTGTTCAATTTCTTCCGAATCACAGTCCGAGTACAATTGTCATCTGCATTGGAAACAGAGCGAATGATAGAAGAAAGACAAATCTTAAAGAAATCTCTAACAGCATCGTCGGTATCAAGGGACTGAATCTGTTTTTTTAAATAGGTCAGTTCCAAGAGAATTTCCTTGTTGAACCAGTTGTCCCTGTAAGGAAAATCTGGTAAATCCGATTCAGCGACAAGCGAAGGGCGGTAGTGGAGGATAGACTCCAAAAGGACCTTTTGTGCTGACTTGAGTTCTTTTTCCGCCAAAGGAGTTACCTTCACCTTTGAAACGAAACGGAAAATGGATCGACATCAATTCCAACAGAGTGACGCCTTGAAAGGAGGGCTTCAACATTTGTAGTGCCACTTCCTGCAAATGGGTCGAGGATCCAATCGTTTTCTTGAGAATATCGTTTGATAAGCCAACGCGGTAGTTCTGGAAAAAACTTGGCGGGATACTTATGTAAGCCGTGTGTTAGGAAACTCTGATCATAGCTGATGAATAGAAATCTGTCGCCCTCGTTCGCTGGGAGGTCAACAGGGATGTCTCCATCCACTCGAACAATGCTTTCGTTAAAATCGTTTACAATTTCAGTAATGTTATCCATGTTTTTCTCCTGTAGTAAAATCTTTTAGTCTTCTCGGGTGAAAACACAGTGGTTAAACTTGGATGATTGGCTTCCGTTCAAGTTCTTCTATCTTCCATCGGAGTGTCCGGATTTCTTCTCGCTGTCGCCCGCGTTATTTGCTGTACTGGTAGACGAGGGAACTCAACGGCACAGCGACAAAACCGATAATGGCGACGATTAAAGCAATGATTAGATGGCCTTGGAAGTTTATGCGGTCCCGTAAATCCGTGATACGTTTCCCCTGGTCTTCAATACGGGTATCCAGTTCCTTCTTAACGTCATCGATGCGTTCCCCCAACCGAACCTCAGACTCGTTGACAATCTGGCGAATTTTCTCTAAATCCTCAACACTTAATTCAGCAAATACAGGCGCGCTGGCATATAAAACTAACATGATGATGAGGAACAGTCTTAACATTTTCATAGCAACTTCTCCAGACCTTAGCATTTTTTTTCACACATCATTGATACATTATAGCACAACTGCCCAGTATTCCCAATGGAATTTTCATCCCCAAAGGCGTGGAAAAGTAACAGCCACCACATCCATCGTCATAGCAACGAGCCAGTGAATTGCCGCACCGTAGAGAAACGAACGCGTTTCCAACGCCAGCACACCCAGCAATACACCCGCAATGACAGAACCGATTGCCTCCGGTAACGGCTTTGAATAGTGCATCACAGCAAACGGAATCGTCTGAATTAGGAGCGTATAGTTCCCAAATTTCCGTTCCAATCCGAAAAGCATAAACCCACGGAAAAAGAATTCCCACGAGAACATGTAAACACCGTATGCGAGTTGATAGGGTAGAAACGCCTGCCAACTGCTCGCAACCACCTTACTGAGTGGATACTTTGCCACGAAAGGCGGGTACACGATGACCGCGAGGATAACCACAGGCACCATCAGAACCCATGCCACCCCTGTTATGCTCCATCCAAGTTTCTGATTCCCGAGTTGGAACCCGTAGTCCTTCAACCGTTCCTTTGTTCCAAATTGCGCAACGAGGACAGGCGCGAGGAGTAAGGTGAGTGCTGTCGTCAGAAACCAGTAATAGTAGGAATGGCTTTCCGGCAATGGAATGTTGATAAAGTATTCGGCGAAGTGTTGCCTAAAAAAACTGCGTCGGCTGTAATACCTGTGCAACGTTAACAGGAGTCCAGAAGCCAGCAGAATAACAGTTGCCTGTTGTTCCCAACCGCGTAGATATTTCTCTTTTAAGTCTTGGAGACGGGAATTCATCTTGACACCTGGTCCCTTTTAGAGTATTATATCTTGAATGGCACAAATTTACAACAGTCGGCCAAGGAGATCGGGGTTCTAAGGTCCGATTCGCAAAAAATGCAAAGGAGCACGATGTTTGCCCCTGATCAGATTCATCGCATTTTAATCATCAGACTCGCCCCGCTCGGAGAAACCATTCTCACAACGCCCGTCATCCGTGCCTTACGTCAGCACTTTCGAGAGGCCTATATCGCTTACATGGTAGCCCCGACACGAGAGGATTTAGTGTCCGCAAATCCACACTTAAATGAGGTGCTTACCTATCAAGCTTCAGTGCCGAAACTCATCTATCAAATCGCTCAGCGAAAATTCCAAATGGCGGTTGTGCTACAACCGACATTCCGTCTCGTCCTTCATACATTTATTGCCCGAATCCCATTCCGTGTTGGATTTGAAACCAACGCCGGTGGAAAGAAATTGTTGAGTCTCGCCGTCCCGAACAACACCTTACAGCACGAGACACAGCGGTATCTTGATATCGTCCGGGCACTGGGCGTTGAAGTCGTAGACACTGAACCGGAAGTATTTGTTGATAGCGCAAGCATCGCGTGGGTGAACAATTTTCTTCAAAGCCAGAAACTTAATGATAATAAGCGCATTATCGGTCTCAATCCGGGTGCCGCGACGGCTTATCGCCGCTGGCACGCCTCGAATTTCGCTGCGCTGGGTGACCGGTTACATGAAAGATACGGCGCACATATTATCATCACGACCGGACCACGGGAAGATAACTTAGCAGATCAGATAGCCCAATTGATGTCCCATTCGCCGATTATTGCCAATCAGGCGACTCCGATGCAACTCGCCACACTTTTGCAACGCTGTGATTTATACATCAGCAACGATACCGGACCGATGCACCTCAGTACCGCCGTGAAAACACCCACGGTTGCCTTGTTTGGTGCCTCTAACCTTATCCAGTGGGCACCACCGTGGGACAGACATGCGGTGGTCGCCCGCAAAGCATGTCCGTTTATGAGAACACTATCGTCCAGAGAGTGGGACACATATCCCAATCGCGCACGCGAAAATTTTGAGGCGATTACCCCAGATACCGTCATGGCGACAGTCGAGGAACTCGCATGGTGAATCCTGTACGCAACCGAACCGAAGGATTAGACGCACAACGCATCGAAAAGTGTCTCACCGACATCCGTGGTAGAATGTATCGGCAGGCACTCTTGCAGACGATCGTATCTACGCTTTTCTGTGGACTTGTGTTGCTTGTGATGCTGTTCTTTCTGAACCGAGTGATTCCGCTACCGATACGGATGTTGACCGTTAGTTGGATCATCATCTTTGTAGCGACGGTTGTCGGTATATGTCTTAGTGTCAAGCATCGCAAGAACTTACACTTTATCGCGCGAACCGTTGACGAAAAAATAGAACTCCGTGAGCGTCTCAGTACGGCGTTTGGATTGATGCAGACTAATCCCAAAAACGCATTCGCACAGCTCCAAATCCGGGATGCCGCAGAAACTACGATAACCTTAGATATAAAAAAAGTAAGTCCGTATCGTCTGCCAAAGCTCCTAAAACTATTTCCCATTCCTCTGTTGTTAATTGCGCTTTCTTTCACTGTTTCGCCCTTCTATGAAGTGCCGCAACCCTTGACGGATTCGCAGCAGCAGGTGTTAAATCGAGCGATTCAAGACCTTGAAGGGCGGCACGTTAAAGATTCTACCTTGCAGACACAAATCAGCGACACAGTCAAAGATTTGAAAGCCGCATCAGAGATCAACACGGCGCAAAAACACCTCAGCGAGCTAAAAAAAGAGATCCGCAAACAGCAAGCAGAGCAAACCACTATTACCGAAGCGACAGAAGTGAGTCCCAGTTTTCACAGCATGGATGCCCACCAACTTGCTGCAGAACTCGAAACCCTCACTGAACAGGCTGAGATACCACCAGAACTCCAAGCAGAGCTTATGAGACTCTTTGAACGTTTGGCTGAAGGTCTGCCGAAAGGAGAACTCAACGATTCACTGAACAAGATTCAGGGACAAGCGGTCACGCCGGAAACGTTGCAAGATATTATCGCTGCCCTTGAGAAGATAGAAAAATCGACAGACCTCGCGCAACTGGAGGCACAACTCACCGCAAGCCAGAAGGACTTGGCATTAGCAACGCTCGACACCGAATCCGCAGGCGGTGGGATTGCGAATAGCGATGGGGCACCTGGGCGCGACATAGGGACCCACGCAGTCCAAGGCACTCGTGAAGGTCCATCAAATTCCAATCTGCCGTCTGAATTGCGGACAGCGGATGCTGGTAAAGTGGAAAGCGAAACAGGCACCGAAGATGCTACGGTTCCACTCATCGGCGAGAAAACTCCAACGCTACAAGGGAATGGAGAACAATTGATACTTACAACAGCCACCTCCGGTAATGCCGAAGGTGCCTCTCGCGTCTTTACGGGTGAGGTTAGCGACGATACACCTGACTATTTACCCTTTGCCGATGTAGTCCTCAACGCTTCGCGTGCGTATGCTGAAGCCGTAGAAAATAATCATATTCCTGTCCGATACCAAGCACAGATTAAATCTTATTTAGAGGCAATTTCCAAAAAATAATGAAAAAGAGCATCATTAAAATTCTAATTACTGTTGCAGTCGTTGTGGCTGTTTATCTCGTATTGAGATCCTACGGTGTAACAGACGATATCCGCTTAGAAAACGTACCGAAAATCAAAACATGGGTAACAAGTTTTGGGGCAATTGCCCCGTTAGTCTACATGGGGCTTTACCTCGTATCAACTGTCTTTTTCCTTCCCGGTTCACCAGTAACTATATTAGCCGGTTTCGTCTTCGGACCCGTATGGGGCATCTTTTACGCGTCCGTAGCTTCCATCATCTCTGTCTCCCTAGCTTTTCTCATAGCCCGCTATGTTGCCCGCGATCTCGTTGAGGGGTGGGTCCAAGACAATGCACAATTCCGCAAAATAGATGAGCAGGTTGAAGAACAGGGATGGCGTATCTTGATGTTTACACGCCTGGTCCCGATTTTCCCATTTAACCTGCAAAACTATGCCTATGGACTCACCAGTATTCGGTTCTCCACTTATGTACTTGTCTCTGCCATATTTATGTTGCCGGGCACCGCCGCGTTTGTCCAACTCGGTGGTGCATTCGTGAGTGGTGAGGGCAATATTTGGAAGACGCTCCTCTATCTTGGAATCGCGGGTGTGCTGATGCTCCTGCTATCCTTGATTCCGAAACTGCTACGAAAATATCAGACGAAATTGTAGGTGAAAAAAATCGATGAAACCGGAGCGTTACGGGTGCTTCTGAATTAACGCCGCTACCGCCGCAAGCGCTTCTTCACGGGTTCGGATTTCACCGTCAAATTGACGGTCCTCAATCTCTTTTAACAGATCTCCAATGTGCGCCCCTTCTCTCAACTGAAATTCCTGAATCAGATCGGTCCCCGTGATGAGTCTGCCCTGCCTGCAGATCGGTAGAATGTGTTCATAGTAAGTATCTGCAATCTGTTTTAGAATTGCCGAATCGATCGGATATAACGCTGCGGAATATAGAAGGATACCCCACCAATCGGGCGCATAAGTTCTCAGGAAACGATTTATCCGTTTCTGTGTCAATTGTGAGATTGTGTTTTTAAGTTCCTTACCTCCTGAGATGAGGCATTCCATAAATTGCACCGCTTTTCGACTGAATCGAAGACGTTTACCGATACCCTCCAAATCCTCCCCGAAGAGTAGGCTAAATTTGATGAGCGAACGTCTATTGATTCCTACACCGAGCGCCTCTTGGAGATAGCGATTAATATCCCTGCGATAGGCGTGGAGGGTTGCAGGAATTGGACCTTCCTCGAAAGTCTCAAGTGGAATCCAAGCCCGACGCGCCTCTCTTACAGTTGGAACGACCTGCGTGAGGAGTCCTGCCGCTTCCATCTGTTGCAAATACGAGTGTGCTTTCCTAACGTAAAAAATTTTCATCAGTTCGTCCCGACACCGTTCCGCCGCGACATCAGACAGCATCGACCTATATGCTGCTACCAGATTGATCGCATCCTGGGAGATTTTGAAGTCTAACTGTGCCGCGAATCTATAAATCCGTAGCAGTCGAACCGGATCTGCTATCACCACCTGTTCGCTCGGAAATCGGAGTATGCCTGTCTCCAGATCTTTCATGCCGTCGCACGGATCAATTACACGCAATGGAGGGTGTTTGCTCGTCTCATTTGTAAATATCCGCGCACTTTCAAACGCGATTGCCATGGCATTAATCGTTAGGTCCCGCAAACGTAGGTCATCAGTGAGCGATGCGGCTCGGAACTGTGCGAAATCCATACTGAGCTGTGGGGTCCCTGAAATACTGTTCTGCTTCACAACCACGCGGGCAGTGGATGGGTTCTCCTCTAAAGCGATGGCGACTGCTCCGATGTTGGCAGCAAACGCTTTAGCAAACTGGATTGCATCAGACGCCAGTGTAAAATCCAAGTCTGTCGTCCGGCGCCCCAAGAATAGATCCCTCACGCTGCCGCCGACAAGATAGAGCTGCACACCTTGATCTTTTGTAAAAGCTCTGAGTGCCTTCAGGATCGGGGTGTCAGATAGTTCTTGAAAAGTCTCTGCGGCTCTGTTCATTGCTTGGCTCGTACCTTCCGTCGTTGTGCTTTCCGTGAACGAAATAAAATCCCATCCAGATGGAGATGCGTCGCGTAACCGATGAAACTTGCGACATAGAACGGAAAACCGCTACGGATGGCATCCATAAGTCCCTCCCACGCTCGCAAGGCATTCAGTGAGTCTACGAGAGTTCCATCTGTTTCCCACTCTGAATATGCCGCATAAATCGGAATTAACAGAAACACACTCGGGAGCAAAAACATCGTAACCCTGGCATGCGTCCATCCACGATGTCTGCTCATGATCGGGAGCAGCGCAAATAGACCGAGCAGCGCCGATTCCAGATACTTTTGCAAAAAAACGATGAGCACTACGTTCAGCGCAAAGAGTACGGTATAAAATATTTTCTGACTCTTGCTTTTAATATCAACGTCAGGCCACAATCCGAATAGGACCGCAATAGCAAAACAACCGATGATTTTTACAACGTCCGTTACCCGTGGAATGGTCGGATTCCACTCCTGCGGCACAGTATCATAAAGAATTGGAACGGCGAAGGTGGCAATAAGCGAGACCGTGAAAAAAGCACTATAAGCGACCAAACCACCGATCCAGTGTTCGCGAAACATGCTCATGGAAAATAGTATAGCACATTTATGCCTCGGAATGAAAATTACTTCGCGTCCCAATCAACGGGCGTGAATAGCGTGGATTTAATTTGACTTTCAGCACAGAATATGATACAATTATGTCATAATCTTTATGAGTCTTACTTTTAGCGATAGATCTTTTACGGGCAGTGCCGTCAGCCTTCAATCCCCAAGATTAGGCTTACCGTTATCCCCCCTAAAGACCCACATTTTAGTGTGTGGGTGCTATCATTGAACAATTCGCTTGACTAAAAAAAGGAAAACGGGTATTATGTAACTATAGAGGTGGATGGGCGAGAATTGATACCCCGTTGCTTCGGCATCGGTCGGGTCGTAAAACGCAGTTCTTGGAATTTGGATGAGGTTTCCTCCTCGATTGACTTATTCTTTTTAACTGTGCGCTACGACATCATATAAACCGCGAAGTACCTCTAACATTGGGAATATCGCGTTTTTTTATTTTTTATTATATTTCAGTTAGGTATGACAGCAGCCGAGAAAAACTCCATTATTGAGATATTAGCACCCATGCTTGAGACTGATGATATTGAGCTTGTGGATGTTGAAACACATTCAAAAACGCTGCGACTGCTTATTCATAAACCTGATGGGCTTTCGGTCGCAGATTGTCAAGCCGTAAATCAGGTCGTACGCCCGATCTTAGAAGTTCATGAGCATTTAGGAAACTACGCCCAGTTGGAAGTGGCTTCCCCCGGCATAGATAGACCCTTACGAACTGCTAAGGATTTTCAGCGAAATTATGGACGGACCGTCCAGATAGAAATCGCCGAAAAAAACGAACACAAACGGCACATACAAGGCACTGTCACACAGGTGGATCCTGATGAAGTCATTTTAGCACAGGCGGATGGAAAGAACATCGCCGTTAAAATTTCGCAAATTCTCAATGCCCGTATACACCTGAAATGGTAGAAAACAAGAACCGAAGACACACACCGCAATTATAAAAGATGGAAAGGAGCACGCGGACTGGTGATACAGGGGACGCTTGTTAACCTGTAGAATAAAACAGACCGCGGACAGCAATTATTATGTTAGAGAACCTCCAAAACGCTATACGTCAAAATACAGCACAGACAGATTTACCCGAAGAGGTTTTCGTTGAAGCGATAGAGGAGGCACTGCGTGCCGCCGCACGCCGGGTTTACGGTGCTGATGCCGACGTTTCTGTTGAGATTAACTTGGAGAAAGGTGATATACGGTGTTACGTCCCTAAAAAGGTCGTTAATATTATGCGCGACTTCTCAACCGAAATTCCGATCGAACAAGCCGTGACACTCCAAGAGGACATTGAGGTGGGTGAGATGCTCAACGTCGAGATTAACCCTAACGAGTTTGGACGGATTCCAGCACAGTTAGCGAAGCAAATCCTTTTCCAAAAAATCAAGCAGGCTGAGCGAGAAAAAATTTACCAAGAATTTGAGGGACGCGAGGGGGAAGTTGTCACAGGTTACGTTCAACGTTTTGAACGCGGTGGAATCATTTTGGATCTCGAGCAGACGGAAGCGTTTTTACCGCCCCGCGAGATGCCCCGTTCACATAACTATGAGCGCGGGAAACGCTTGCAATGCCTAATTCTATCCGTTAAAAATGAAATGCGGGGACCCCCCATTATTGTATCCCGAACCCATCGAGATCTCGTAGCGATGTTATTTGAGCAAGAGGTGCCTGAAATCTACGAAGGGCAGGTTCAGATTATGGCGGTCGCACGTGACCCTGGAAACCGAGCGAAGGTCGCCGTCAGAGCCACCGAAGATGGTATTGATGCTGTAGGCACATGTGTCGGCGTCAAAGGGATACGCGTCCAGACAATCGTTAGTGAACTTGATGATGAAAAGATAGACTTACTCGAATGGAGTGAAGATGCCAACGCCTTTATTGCCAATGCTTTGGGCGGGAGAGTTGGGGTCCGGAGAGTTGAACTCAATGAGGACGAAAAAAGTGCACTCGTCATTGTTCCTGACAATCAACTCTCTTTAGCAATTGGACAGCGGGGACAAAATGCACGGCTCGCCGCAAAATTGACAGGATGGAAGGTTGATATAAAGGGTGAGTCCGAAGATGCTGTCTCGATTAATGAACTCTTTAAACCCGAAGCTTCTGATACAACAGATGAGCAAGCACCAGACAGTCAACCAGAAAGTCCTGACCAGACTCTGCCAGAACAGGAAACTGAACACGTCGTTGACTTGGTGGAGGAGTTTGAGATAGACTCAGACACCGATGCTATTGAAACTCAAGGGACAGAGAGTCCTGACGATGATTTTGATACTGAGGCATAAAAGTGGGTGGAGTCATTGACGGATGCTATTCGCACTTGTATTGGGTGCCGTGGGAAATTATCGCAGACTGTGTTGGTTCGGTTCGTGTGTCAACGAGACAGAAAACTGCAAATCGACAGTCAAAAGAAGTTAGGCGGGCGTGGCGCTTACGTTTGCCCCTCTCAAGACTGTATTCGGAAAGCGTTCAAGTCTCCCAAACGGATTAACGCGTCATTACGTGTGCAACTGCCACGTGAGAATATAGCGCAGTTTGAACAGGTGCTTCTTCAAAGGACCCAAAAGTCCAAGACCGGAAAAGAAGAAAAGGAGGAATTGTTATGAATAAAGCCCAACGACAGCGGGCAAAGCCCACCAAAGAGAGTCAAGAGGAAAGCCTCGTTTCTGGGACGAAAGTTTACGAATTGGCGAAAGAATACAACCTAACAAACAAGGAACTTATCGCTCTACTTGAGGAGCACGGCGTTCGCGTTAAAAACGCAATGAGTACCCTTGATCCAGACACCGTCGCGCTTATTGAATCAGAATTAGCTGATGAACCGGTGGAAGAAACCGTTTCTACGCCTGAAACCCCCGTTGAAAACGCCGCAAAGGCGGAAGAAACTCCTACCGGCGCTGATTTGCAGATTATGGAAGGTACGACCGTCGCTGACCTCGCAGCAACGATGACGTTGCAACCTTCCGCCTTGATTATGCGTCTCATGAAGTTAAGAGTGATGGCAAACATAAATCAGAGGCTTGACTACGATACGCTTGTAATGCTTGGGGAGCACCTGAACTTTGAAGCCGTTCGGTCGAGAACGCTGGAAGAAGAACTATTGGCTGAGATACCTGATGACCCAGAATCTCTACAATCTCGGGCGCCAGTCGTCACAATCATGGGACATGTTGACCATGGGAAAACATCTCTTTTGGACTCTATTCGTCAATCAAATATCAGTGAATCTGAAGCAGGAAACATAACACAACATATTGGCGCTTATCACGTAATATTAAAAGGTGGGAGTATTGTTTTCTTAGATACACCGGGGCACGCCGCTTTTACCGCGATGCGAGCGCGCGGCGCACAAGTCACCGATATTGTCGTTCTTATTGTCGCAGCTGACGACGGCGTCATGCCACAGACGATTGAGGCAATCAGTCACGCAAAAGCCGCGAAGGTGCCGATTGTCGTCGCGATTAATAAAATAGATGTACCTGGAGCACGTTCAGACTACGTCAAACAACAATTGGCAGAACAAGAACTCCTGCCAGAAGACTGGGGTGGACAAACAATTTGTGTTGAGACTTCCGCTATAGATGGAACCGGGATTGACTTCTTGCTTGAAATGCTGCTTTTGGAAGCCGCTCTGCTGGAACTCAAAGCAAACCCAAGTAAACCAGCACGCGGGGTCGTTATTGAAGCACAGGTTGACAAAGGACGTGGGGCTATCGCAACCGTCCTCGTACAGGCGGGCACACTCAGAGTCGGTGATGTCTTTGTCTCAGGTAGATACTCCGGAAAAGTTAGAGCCATGATGGACGATTTCGGGAAACGGATGAAAGAAGCCGGACCTTCATGCCCTGTTGAGGTCCTCGGTTTTACCGGTGTCCCAGAAGCAGGCGACAGATTCTATGTCGTTGAGTCTGATAAGGACGCACGTGCCATCAGTGAAACCCGTCAGGACCAGTATCGCAATGAAAAACTCGGGGCAAATAGTCATGTGAGTTTGGATAACCTATTCCAACAAATTCAGGAAGGCGAAATCAAAGAATTGAATGTTGTTCTTAAAGGCGATGTACAAGGTTCTGTACAAGCCGTCGCTTCTTCACTGCTCGAGTTGAGTACCGATGAGGTTAAAATCAACATTATTCATCAAGCGGTCGGCGGGATTACCGAGACCGATATTTTGCTCGCCTCTGCATCTGACGCAATCGTCGTCGGCTTTAACGTGCATCCTACGACAGAGGCGGTACAAGCTAAAGAAACCGAGGGGATTGATGTTCGGACCTATAACATCATTTATAATCTCATCTCCTATATCCGTTCGGCTATGGAAGGCCTGCTTGACCCTGAGGTCCGAGAAGTCGTTATTGGGCGTGCTGAGGTCCGTGAATTGTTTAAAGTCCCACGTCTCGGTTTGGTTGCCGGTAGCTACGTCAATTGGGGACGAATTTCCTTCAACCAACCGCTGCGTGTCCTTCGCGACAATCGATTAATCCACGAAGGTAAAGTCAATTCGCTTCGCCGGTTTAAGGATAATGTCAATGAAGTGCAAGCAAACTACGAATGTGGAATAGGGATTGAGACATTCGCCGATTTGAAGATCGGTGATGTCCTTGAATGTTATGTTTACGAACAAGTGGCACGCTCACTTTCGTAAATCGGTTCTGTGCGTACAGTAACGTATCTTTACCAGGAATTGCGGTTGTCAATCGTAGTCCACACAACTGACTGACACTTTCATGCACATTGGTGTTTGTAAAATCCGTCTCCGAATTCCGGAAAGTCACTCGCTAAAAGCGAAACGCCGGGTTATCAAAAGCCTCATCGCAAGACTCAAAAATCGCTTTAACATCGCTATTGCTGAAGTTGAGGCGTTGGAGGCACATCAGTTCGCTATATTAGCCGCCGTTTCAGTTTCCAACGATCCTGTACATCTCAATAAGGTTATCTCACATCTTATTACCTTTGTTGAGACGAATGTAGATGCTGAATTAGTGGATTACGAAACGGAATTTTTCTTTTAATGAAGTTCGCAAGCCAGAACTTGCTGCGAGAGGTAGGATTAACATGGTAGATAATAGAAGGCAAGATCGGGTAGGAGCCCTCATTCAGCGAGAATTAAGCGAGATTATCCAACGATCTGTTAAGGATCCGCGCGTCGCGTTTTGTACTGTTACACAGGCCTCCGTCTCCCCGGATTTAAAGTATGTGGATGTGAAGGTGAGCGTTATCGGCGATGAGGATCAGAAAAGCAAAACGCTCGCCGGTCTAAAGAGTGCAGCGGGTTTCCTGCGACGCGAGATCGGGAACCGTCTGACGCTGCGCTATTCGCCGGAACTTCGGTTCGCTATAGATGAATCCGCTGACTATCTTTTCAAAATAGATGGGCTCCTCAAGTCTGTGACGACCGAAGACGAAACGACATAAAACCACGCTGCGGACACTTCATGAACACCCAACAGATGGCTAATACGCACGACTACGACACACTCCTTACCCTATTCGACCAATACCATACCTTCGCGCTTTCAACGCATATTAACCCTGATGGGGACGCAATCGGTTCCGAATTGGGACTTTACCTCTTTCTCACGAAACTTGGCAAATCCGTAAAAATATTTAACACAGATCGAGTCCCACCTAACTATCAATTCCTCCCGTTTTGGGATAGTATTGAGAACGCCCATT
This DNA window, taken from Candidatus Poribacteria bacterium, encodes the following:
- a CDS encoding glycosyltransferase family 9 protein, yielding MQRSTMFAPDQIHRILIIRLAPLGETILTTPVIRALRQHFREAYIAYMVAPTREDLVSANPHLNEVLTYQASVPKLIYQIAQRKFQMAVVLQPTFRLVLHTFIARIPFRVGFETNAGGKKLLSLAVPNNTLQHETQRYLDIVRALGVEVVDTEPEVFVDSASIAWVNNFLQSQKLNDNKRIIGLNPGAATAYRRWHASNFAALGDRLHERYGAHIIITTGPREDNLADQIAQLMSHSPIIANQATPMQLATLLQRCDLYISNDTGPMHLSTAVKTPTVALFGASNLIQWAPPWDRHAVVARKACPFMRTLSSREWDTYPNRARENFEAITPDTVMATVEELAW
- a CDS encoding YlxR family protein; protein product: MESLTDAIRTCIGCRGKLSQTVLVRFVCQRDRKLQIDSQKKLGGRGAYVCPSQDCIRKAFKSPKRINASLRVQLPRENIAQFEQVLLQRTQKSKTGKEEKEELL
- a CDS encoding TVP38/TMEM64 family protein; this encodes MKKSIIKILITVAVVVAVYLVLRSYGVTDDIRLENVPKIKTWVTSFGAIAPLVYMGLYLVSTVFFLPGSPVTILAGFVFGPVWGIFYASVASIISVSLAFLIARYVARDLVEGWVQDNAQFRKIDEQVEEQGWRILMFTRLVPIFPFNLQNYAYGLTSIRFSTYVLVSAIFMLPGTAAFVQLGGAFVSGEGNIWKTLLYLGIAGVLMLLLSLIPKLLRKYQTKL
- a CDS encoding CCA tRNA nucleotidyltransferase, with protein sequence MNRAAETFQELSDTPILKALRAFTKDQGVQLYLVGGSVRDLFLGRRTTDLDFTLASDAIQFAKAFAANIGAVAIALEENPSTARVVVKQNSISGTPQLSMDFAQFRAASLTDDLRLRDLTINAMAIAFESARIFTNETSKHPPLRVIDPCDGMKDLETGILRFPSEQVVIADPVRLLRIYRFAAQLDFKISQDAINLVAAYRSMLSDVAAERCRDELMKIFYVRKAHSYLQQMEAAGLLTQVVPTVREARRAWIPLETFEEGPIPATLHAYRRDINRYLQEALGVGINRRSLIKFSLLFGEDLEGIGKRLRFSRKAVQFMECLISGGKELKNTISQLTQKRINRFLRTYAPDWWGILLYSAALYPIDSAILKQIADTYYEHILPICRQGRLITGTDLIQEFQLREGAHIGDLLKEIEDRQFDGEIRTREEALAAVAALIQKHP
- the nusA gene encoding transcription termination/antitermination protein NusA; this encodes MLENLQNAIRQNTAQTDLPEEVFVEAIEEALRAAARRVYGADADVSVEINLEKGDIRCYVPKKVVNIMRDFSTEIPIEQAVTLQEDIEVGEMLNVEINPNEFGRIPAQLAKQILFQKIKQAEREKIYQEFEGREGEVVTGYVQRFERGGIILDLEQTEAFLPPREMPRSHNYERGKRLQCLILSVKNEMRGPPIIVSRTHRDLVAMLFEQEVPEIYEGQVQIMAVARDPGNRAKVAVRATEDGIDAVGTCVGVKGIRVQTIVSELDDEKIDLLEWSEDANAFIANALGGRVGVRRVELNEDEKSALVIVPDNQLSLAIGQRGQNARLAAKLTGWKVDIKGESEDAVSINELFKPEASDTTDEQAPDSQPESPDQTLPEQETEHVVDLVEEFEIDSDTDAIETQGTESPDDDFDTEA
- a CDS encoding site-specific DNA-methyltransferase — encoded protein: MDNITEIVNDFNESIVRVDGDIPVDLPANEGDRFLFISYDQSFLTHGLHKYPAKFFPELPRWLIKRYSQENDWILDPFAGSGTTNVEALLSRRHSVGIDVDPFSVSFQR
- a CDS encoding CPBP family intramembrane metalloprotease, producing the protein MNSRLQDLKEKYLRGWEQQATVILLASGLLLTLHRYYSRRSFFRQHFAEYFINIPLPESHSYYYWFLTTALTLLLAPVLVAQFGTKERLKDYGFQLGNQKLGWSITGVAWVLMVPVVILAVIVYPPFVAKYPLSKVVASSWQAFLPYQLAYGVYMFSWEFFFRGFMLFGLERKFGNYTLLIQTIPFAVMHYSKPLPEAIGSVIAGVLLGVLALETRSFLYGAAIHWLVAMTMDVVAVTFPRLWG